CCGCTTGCCGATCGCCAATATTTCCCTTGCTCTTTGCTAGCCTACTCAAATGGCTCGCTCCCTGCCTGCAGTGGCCCATTTCCTGCCCGAAGCTTTTCGCTCCGTGCCTGTCACTTCTGCTTCCGAGTCTGTCACTTCTGCCTTCGTGCCTGAAACTTTTCGCTTGGTGCCTGAAACTTTTCGCTTGGTGTCTGTAGCTTTTGGCTTCGTGCCTGTAGCTTTTGGCTTCGTGCCTGTAGCTTTTAGCTCCGTGTCTGAAACTTCTGCCTCCGTGTTTGAAGCTTTTGACTTCGTGTCTGTCACTTTTGGCTTCGTGCCTGTAGCTTTTCGCTTGGTGTCTGTAGCTTTTAGCTCCGTGTCTGAAACTTCTGCCTCCGTGTTTGTAACTTTTGCCTTCGTGTCTGTCACTTTTAGCTTCGTATCTGTAGCTTTTACCTTCATAATTACTATCTAGAGCTAATCAAGCCCCCTATAACCTTAACGGGCATCCGGTGGCGCATCCTTAATGGTAAAAGAATTCCCCGCCTAGCGCCTCCACCAGCATCTGGCCTCTTCCCAAAACCTCCAGCGCCTTTTGTGCCGAAAAGGAGTCTAGCACCTAACGGCGGTACAACCTTATTCGGAAGGGTGATGCTGCACCATCGCCCGCTGCAGCACGTAGGGCAGCACCCTTTGCGCGTTCTTTTCCAACGGCGATGCCATTTTCTCCAAGGTGATGTGCCAAATGCGGTATGGGGAGGTACGTATTGCGGTGGAATACACATAGGTTTAGCTGACTGCTAGATGTTTGGGTGAAAATAGATTGTTAAAGGATGGCGAATGGATTAAAATATGCATATATTTGTGGAACGAAAGAGTCTCAGGTTGCTGGGATTCTTTCTTTTTTATTTAAACCTCAAAACAAAAGCTATGTCAAAAGTGATATATCTTACAGAAGAAGGTTATAACAAGCTACGAGCAGAGCTCGATCATTTTAAAAGTGTAGAGCGTCCTGCCATCTCTCGTCAGATTGCAGAGGCTAGGGATAAAGGTGACCTTTCTGAAAATGCGGAATATGATGCAGCAAAAGAGGCTCAAGGTTTGCTCGAGATGCGTATTGCAAAGCTTGAAGATACTGTTGCAAACGCTCGTATTATCGACGAGTCTAAGATAGATACCAGCACGGTGCAAATCTTGAATAAGGTGAAGATTAAAATCTTAAGACCAACTCAACGATGCAGTACACGCTGGTGTCCGAGAACGAGGCCAACGTCAAGGAGGGCAAGATATCTACAGGCACTCCAATTGCCAAAGCCTTGATGGGCAAAAAGGTTGGCGATCTGGTCGAAGTTCAAATCCCTGCTGGGTTGGTAAGCTTCGAGGTTCTCGAAATCTCACGATAAATTTTCGAGACATGGCATCGATTTTTACAAGAATTATCAATGGCGAGATCCCCAGCTACAAGGTAGCAGAGGACGATCGCTACTATGCATTTCTCGACATCTCTCCAATGACAAAGGGGCATACCTTGGTTGTTCCCAAGGTGGAGGTCGATTATCTTTTCGATCTTGATCCCCAAGTATTGGCAGATATGACCGTCTTTGCGCAAAAAGTAGCAAACGGAATTAAAGCAGTTATGCCTTGTAAAAGAGTAGGGGTGGCTGTTTTGGGAATGGAGGTGCCCCATGCACATATCCATTTGGTGCCTATTAGCAAGGAGTCCGATCTCGATTTCCGTAAAGAGAAGCTGAAGCTCTCACCCGAAGAGTTTGCCGACATCGCTAAAGCAATTGCCGAAAACATAAAGTAAAAAGGAGGGTTTAAAGCCCTCCTTTTTTTTATTCTTGCGAGTAAATAATCTCCTCTATTTTCCTAATTATCGTCTCAGGTTTAATGTCGTTCATGCAGCGGTAATCGCCCCACATACACTCTTTATTGCCGTATACCGAACATGGGCGGCAGCTTAAATCGAGTTGAATGATATTATCGACAGGCTGTTTCCAACCGTAAAAGCCAGCGTATGGATGGGTTGCTCCCCATATCGAAACTACAGGGGTTGCTGTGAGCGATGCTAAATGCATGTTGGCGGAGTCCATGGATACCATTACATCCAGATAATCCATAACCAATAACTCCTGTCCTAGACGAATCTTACCGGCAACCGAAATGGCATTGTCGTACTTAGTCTCCCAAACCTTTAGTGCTGCTTCTTCAGCCTTTCCTCCTCCAAAAAGAATAATCTTCACCCCATCCTTTTGGTTGAAGTGTTGGACAACCTCCTCCATCTTCTCCGGTGGGTAAACCTTCCCTTTATGTTGAGCAAAAGGAGCAATTCCTATCCACTTGGCATTTTTATTGCCGAGTAGGTCTACGATGTCTGGAGTAAGTTCCGTTTGGGTTGGGAAAATAGTGTCAAACTCGACGCTTATTGGGAGTCCTGCTCGTTTTAGCGTGTCAACATAGCGCTCAAAGGTTGTTGCCAACTGCTTAAACTCTTTTTTAGGGTACTGCGTTAGCTCTTTCTTTTCCTGACGGCCCTTGTTGATTTTAACAACAGGAACTTGGTACAAGCGGAATAGCTTTCTGAGGAACTTCGAGAATATAACATCGTGAAGGTCGATGACAACATCCCACTTCTCCATTTTGCGCAGCATGGAAAAGAAGCGAAAGAAATCTATTACTCCTTTTCGTCCTTTTCTGATATCTGCTCCAATGAACCTAACGCCAGTGTTTTCAAATAGCGGTTTTACCCAAGGCTTAGAAATAAACGTAATTTCTACATTGGGATGCTGCTTTGCTATAGAGTGAATAACAGGTATAGTCATTGCTACATCGCCTAGTGCTGATAGACGAATAACAAGAATCTTAGCTGGTTTAGAAATCATATAAGCAGGACAGTGTGTTAGTTGGCAAAGGTACTAAATGCAAACGTTTTGCAGAAGAGTTAAGATGATTTTTCGTTTGCAATCTTCACGATCTGCTCCATAAACTTATGCAAATGGTGAAGTTCCTGAAGATTATGCTAAAACAGCAAGCCCTTGTAGTAGAACTTGCTGTCTTATTTAGGCAAAAGCCTTTTATTTCTTTCCGTAAAGGATTGGATTAAGCGATGGATCGTTATACATTTTCATCTGCTTGTATACCTTCATGTAGCGACGACCTGATTCGATATCATCAATAAGTTGGTCTATCGCCGAAGAGAGATCCACTCTCTGCTCTAGTAGAATTCGAAGCTTATTGGAGCATTGCTCTAAGTGAGCAGCATCGCTGTCGGTGCGGTTTACCTCCTGTTGCATGTGGTAAATCTTAAGAGCAAGGATTGATAATCTGTCGATAGCCCAAGCAGGGCTCTCTGTATTAATTACAGTATCCTGGAGAGGTTTGATGTGAGCGTATTTCTCAAGGAAGTAGCTGTCAATCATTTCTACCAAGTCGGTACGATCCTGATTCGACTTGTCTATTCTGCGTTTTAAGGCAAGCGCTTCAATGGGATCGATGTTGGGGTCGCGAATGATATCCTCAAGGTGCCACTGTACAGCATCAATTCTGTTTTTCAAGTATAAGATGTTCTCGATAGTTTGTGGCTCATAAGGGTTTTCAAAAACGCTATCAACATCGTCGGCAATGTGATAGTTGTCAACGCATTGGTCAAATAGTTTGTTGCATAAAGCACTAAATTCCATACGAGTAAAATTTGTAGTTTGCCAGCAAAAGTAACTTATTATGCTATAAATACAAATCGGCAGACATTTAATGTTTGCCGATTCGTTATGCTGTGCAATATAATTGCTGCTGATTGCTATTTTACTCGTTTGGGGTTTTTGCTGATGAAGTCCGTCCAGCTGTTAAATGATGCATCAACGGTTGGTTTGTTTGATTGAAAGAAGTGGCAAACCGCAATTCCTAATGCATCGGTTGCGTCAAAGGTCGATTGTGGCAGCTCCTTTTCCTTTAAAATGCTTTTTAGCATGGCCGCAACTTGTTCCTTCGACGAAGTGCCTTGTCCTGTGATGGACATTTTGACCTTTCGGGGGGAATACTCAAAGATAGGAATCTGTCGGGCAAGGCAGGCTGCCATGGCAACACCTTGCGCCCTTCCTAACTTCAGCATCGACTGAACGTTTTTTCCGAAGAAGGGAGCTTCTATTGCAAGTTCGTCTGGGTGGTATTGGTCTATTATGGAGGTTACTTTTTCAAATATCTTTGCCAACTTTATGTAGTGATCTCCTAGTTTTTTTAGGTCTATCACCCCCATACACACTAGTTTCGCATTCTGCCCTTTTACTGCAATAACACCATATCCCATCAGGTTGGTACCTGGATCAATGCCAAGTATTATTTTTTCATCCTTATTCATGTAATTCTCTTTATACAACTGCTGTTTTTATTGGTGAGGTAAGCCTAAAACGATGACGCTTTTTAATCAACTAAATGTTATTGTTAGTAGATGTTGCAGGTCGTTTTTTAGAAAATAGGGATGGTTGTGTGCGAGACTGTTGTTTTGAAGTCGGTGGTAACGGTGTTCTAAAAATAATAGTAGTGATGCAAAAATAACCGTTTTGCGGTTGTTGCTCATTACGGGTCTACTCAATGATTTTAAGAACAGTTTTAAAGTAGTATACCGTGTTAGGAAATATTTCAGGAAGTTGTTTTTCGAGTGCTGAATGGCAAAGCGAATCGTAAAGAAGACTTTGTTGAGGATCTGTTATTCTGATTTGAAGGGAATAGGTGAAATCATCTTCTCCCCCTTGAAGCATCACCCTGCTAAGAAGATGACTCTTGCATATCCCCGAGTTCTGGACAAATGGGATGAAATCCTTTTGAATCCATTTGAGCCATGGCTGATTGACAGTTTTGTCGACGCTAAAGGTTGTGTTAATGATAAATCCTGGCATAATGGTGATTTTTTATGTGTCGAGAGAAAAAGGGCACATCAACTAACATCGATGTGCCCACATATTTAGTAAATAAATTGCTTATTAGCAAATGTACTCAAAACCGGTGTATGGCTGAAGAACTTCGGGGATTCTAATGCCTTTCTCTGTTTGGTTGTTTTCGAGAAGCGCTGCAACAATACGGGGTAAAGCCAACGAACTTCCGTTAAGAGTGTGCGCAAGTTGTGTCTTCTTCTCTCCATCTTCTTTGAAGCGAAGTTTAAGACGATTTGCTTGGAATCCTTCAAAGTTAGAAACTGATGAAACCTCCAACCAACGTTCCTGTGCTGCGGAGTAAACTTCAAAATCGTAGGTGAGGGCCGAGGTGAAACTCATGTCTCCACCGCAAAGCCTAAGTATACGGTAGGGTAGACCTAGTTTTTTTACGATGTTCTCAACGTGAGCAACCATTCCGTCGAGTGTTTTATACGACTCATTGGGGTGGGCAATCTGAACAATTTCTACCTTGTCAAATTGGTGAAGACGGTTCAGCCCACGAACATCCTTGCCGTACGATCCGGCCTCACGGCGGAAGCATGGGGTGTAGGCAGTCATCTTTATGGGTAGTTCTTTGCTGTTTAAAATTACATCGCGGAAGATGTTGGTTACAGGAACCTCTGCAGTTGGAATTAGGTAAAAGTTATCAATAGTAGCGTGGTACATCTGGCCTTCTTTGTCGGGAAGTTGACCTGTGCCAAAACCAGATGCTTCGTTAACCATAAGAGGAGGCATAACCTCGGTATATCCTGCAGACGTATTTTCATCGAGGAAGAAGGAGATTAGTGCTCTCTGCAGTTTTGCTCCCTGGCCTTTGTAAACAGGAAATCCTGCGCCGGTGAGTTTAACCCCAAGTTCAAAGTCGATGATATCGTATTTTTTTGCAAGTTCCCAGTGTGGCAATGCCGTTGCTTTGTCTAAGTTAGGGATGTCTCCACTTTGGCGTACCACAACGTTGTCGGATGGAGTCTTCCCTTCAGGAACTAATTCGCTAGGGAAATTAGGCAGAAGAACAATCTTCTGTTCGAGTTGTTGCTCAACTTCCGATAGTCTTACCTGCATTCCTTTGGTGGCTTCTTTCATGTCAAGGGTTTTCTGCTTAAGGGTGTTGGCCTCTAGCTGCTTTCCTTGGCTGAACATTACTCCAATTTGGCGCGATATGTTGTTCATTTCGGCAAGGTCGGCATCAACCTTTGCTTGAATAGCCTTGCGCTCATCGTCTAGCGCAATAATCTCATCGATAGTTGCAGAAGCATCAAAGCCTTTTGTGGTAAGGCGTTTAATGGATAGATCCTTGTCTTCTCTAATTTGCTTGAGGGTTAGCATGTGAGATGTATTTTATATAAATTAAAATCTCCTGTTTTTACAACCGTAAAGTTGCAAAAAAACAGGAGATCGTAATAAGTTATTGCCGTAAACTTTTTACCTACTCAGCTGAAATAGGAGAAATGTTTACGAATGACTTGTTGTCTTTTTTTCTGAAAGAAACAACACCTTCAACAAGCGCAAATAGGGTGTGATCTTTACCCATACCTACGTTTAGGCCGGGGTAATGTCTTGTACCTCTTTGACGCACGATGATGTTGCCAGCCTTTGCAGTTTGACCTCCGAAAAGTTTAAGACCTAGTCTTTTACTTTCCGATTCTCTACCGTTTCGTGAACTACCGGCACCTTTTTTGTGAGCCATTGTCTTACTACTTTAAAAAGTTACGCAATAATATCTTCTACCAAAATCTGAGAAAGGTACGAACGGTGACCGTTGCACTTTTTATAACCTTTTCTCCTCTTCTTCTTAAATACGATAATCTTATCGCCCTTAAGGTGAGAAATGATTTTAGCGTTTACTTTGGCGCCTTCTACTGCAGGTGCACCAATCTTAACCTGTCCGTCATTGTCGACTAGCAGTACACGATCGAAGCTTACTTGGGTTCCTTCGTCACCCTTTAGACGGTTAACATAAAGCTTCTGATCTTTTTGTACTTTGAACTGCTGTCCTGCGATTTCTACGATTGCGTACATCGGTTCTGTTTAATTTGTACAATTCAATTCGAAAGACAAAACTAGGTAAATCAAATTAAATATACAAAGGCTTTGTAAAAAAATGGGAAAAGATTTGAGTAATTATTATTTTACAAAATATAGGATGTCGACTGCTAAAGTATGGACAAAATGTATAACTTGGGCATTTAAAACTAATGGACACCCGATTTACTCTAGTGATAGGATGCAAAAGGTAAAGTTAAACGTGCTCGGAATATCTTATAGTCAAACGCAGTCAGGCGCGTATGCGCTTGTGCTTTCCGAAGAAGGAGGACAAAGACGTATTCCTATTATTATTGGAGGTTTTGAGGCTCAGTCTATTGCTATTCATCTAGAAGGGCTTACTCCTCCACGTCCCTTAACTCACGATCTGTTTCTTTCATTCTCAAAGTTGTTTAACATAGAACTTCTGGAGGTAAACATTTATCGTTTAGAGGATGGGGTGTTTTATTCGCAGCTTGTTTGCTTTAACGGCGAAAAGGAGGAGGTAATAGATTCGCGTACAAGTGATGCAATAGCTCTTGCGCTTCGCTTTAAGTGTCCCATATTCACAACTCCAGATATTGTAGATAGGGCTGGTGTGTACATTGAAGAAGAAGAGGGCGAAACAGAGGAATCTGCCGATTCTGGTGAGGCTGTTTTTGAAGAACATTCGACTTTTGATGAGTCAGAGTTTAAATCGTTAAATATTGACTCTCTAAACACCCTACTTAAGGAAGCTGTTGATCTCGAAGATTATGAGCGAGCCTCCCATATTAGAGATGAGATTCAACGGAGAAAAGACGAAAACCTATAGACTAAAGTGCAAAGGTATCTACGTTTTATTCTTCTAGCAGTGATGTTGGTTATTGCTTTTGATTTTGTAATGCTTTGATAGTTAATGATCCGTTATTAGAATAAATTAGGGAAGTAGGAAGAATCCTACTTCCCTAATTTATTCTCTTTTTAACTAGTATCGAGTCTAAATCGTTTGTGTTGTAGTAACTGAATGTAAGTTTATAAATTGGGTCTTTTGTTTTACCGTTATGGTTGTAAATGGTGACCTCTTCAATTTTATTCTGATTGTTAAGTCTGTATTGTTCCTCCATAATAGATTTGTCTTTTGTAATAATTGTTCTGCCAACAGGTCTTTTCTCGTAGTAGGTGTAGGTGATTGTTTCTCGTTTTTGTGTTCGTGGGTATAATTTTATGATCTGCTCTATATTTCCATCGTTATTTAGAGATGTGCTACTTATCATTCTAGGATTAACAAGGTCATTGTATTCGCGAACTATTAGGTTCTTATTTCGTGTATTTTCTTTCCAACTAGGTGATTTGTCGTATATGAGAAAGAAACTGGAGTACGACTTGATATCTTGAAAGTCAGTGTTTTTTTGATCTCCTGATATTAACTGGTTGTCAAAAGAAAACTTATAGATATCTACTAACTTGAAATTCTGATTTTTTGTGTCGTACTTGTACATCAACATATTCTTGATAGTATGGCTAACTGCATCAAGATTCTTTCTGTTTTTGATGGCTAAAACAGTGAGTTCATTATTCTTTTGGTTGGAGTAGTAATCTGTCTCTTTTTTTTGATTGAGAATGTCGAGAACATCATTTCCAAGATTTTTTTGCGCTGCAACTCTAATGCCCGGATCGTTTATGCCGAGTATAAGTAATCCATCCGCACCATATTGTTGTGCAATGCGTTTAAGGTAATTTACTTGTTTGTCTATGTCGTCATTGGTGAATGTCTGCTGAATAACACCGACCTTGACGTAGGATTTTGGATCAGGAAATTTGTCAGCATTGTAGTATGTAGACACATTATTGTTATGGCTTGGGAATGGGTAAGCCATAAGTAAATTAATTTTGGGCTGATGATATGATCTCATACAGCTTGAAACAAGGATTGTTGCAACTAAAAGGTAAAGTAACTTCTTCATCTCTTTCAAATTATTATTACTAGCAAGTAACAATTTGAAATGGAGAAGTGTTATTTTTTTCTACTCTTTTTTTAATCAAGGGTCTATTTAATGTCTATAGTATTATTTGTGATATTGTCCAAGGCTTAGTAGTCTGATTGTTATGGCTCCCTTGTTTCTTTGTCGTTTTTTTTGTGTTAAGTAGTGTATGAGAATGGATTTCCTAGTTTTAAATTCTGTCGGACGATAGAATTTGAAGAGCAGCATTCCTGTCCTGTTCTAATTGCTTTTTGAGTACCTCAATTCCTTCAAATTTCATTTCGTTTCGGATTCGGCTTACGAACTGAATGCTGATGGTGCTGCCATAAATTGAACTGTCAAAATTGAAAATGTTGACCTCTATGGTTTTGTGCTGATCCTTGCTAATGGTTGGACGATATCCGATATTAAGCATGCCGTTGAGAACTAGCCCGTCAATTAAAACTTTAACGGCATAAACACCATCGGCTGGAATTATCTTGTGCTTTTCGAGAACCCTAATATTTGCTGTTGGAAAGCCTATCTTGCGGCCTACTTGAAAGCCTTTTTCAACTATTCCAGTTAAAAAATAGTTGTATCCAAGGTATTTCGATGCTTTGCTGACGTCGCCAAGTAAAATAAGGTTTCTAATTTTTGTTGAACTAATGCTTATGCTTTCATGCGTTTGGGCTTCAACTTTCTCGACTTCAACTTCGAACTTGAGTCCCAATCTTTGCATGGTAGTAAAATCGCCTGTGCCATTTTTTCCAATATGGTGGTCGTAGCCAACAATTAGCTTCCTGATCTTTAACCAATCGACAAAGAACGTTTTAAAAAAATCCTCAGCAGATAAGTTGGAGAGTTCGGTGGTGAATGGTATTACCACGAAGTGCTCAAGTCCATTACGGGCTATAAGGCTGGTCTTTTCATCGAGTGTGTTGATTAGCAGGAGTTCATCATCATTCTTGCCAAGCACTATTCTTGGGTGTGGCCAAAGAGTCAGGACTAGTGGATTTGCATCTAGTTCTTTTGCATCTGCTTTAACCTTTCGTAGAATAGCTTGATGTCCAATATGTACACCATCGAAAAAGCCTAGAGTAATTACGCCTCGCGTAGGAACTTCTTTCTCAAATGGTCTATATATCTTCATCCCCAATTTTTTTTGCAAATATAACTACCTTTTTAATGATTTGTTTGAGCTGTGCAAAACGAGCTCTGGTGCATATTTGTTTTAATTGTTTTTTTTTCGACTTTTATCCTGTTATATGAGAAAAGAAATGTACAAGCACATTATATATGTATTTGCAGCTTTGTTGCTATTCGCTTCATGCAGTAGTAGGAATAAAGCAAATACCATAGTTAGCGGATTAGCAACAGATTACTCTGGCAGAACGATATATATATCGAAAGTTCTGCCTTCAAAGAGAGTGCTTGTTGACTCTGCGTTGGTTGATACTCTCGGAAACTTTGCGTTTAGGCTCACGCTTGTTAATCCCGATTTCTTTGAGATTTCCGATAAACCTAATAAAAGTGGAATTGTTATTATAGCTTCGCCTAGTGAGCGGATTGAGGTAAATTTACCCCGTGGCGCGAGCTGGAATGTTGCCGATGTAAAGGGGGCAAGTGGATTTAATCAGTTAAAAATCCTTAGCGATTCGCTCTGCAATCTTCGAGGACGTTTGCATTCAATTCAAAAACAGTTTGACACTTTAAAGTATAGCTATAGATATGATAGTTTGCGTCGAGTGTTAAAGCAATCTTTTAATGGGCATATAGCCAACTATCGTGGCTTTTTGCGAAACTTTGTAGTTCAGAACAAGGGATCTTTAGTCTCGATTCCTGCACTATACCAGCGTATTGATTCTGCTTCGTACATGCTTAACGAAAAGGCTGATTTGCGCTTCTTCTTATTGACTGATTCTATTCTTTACCGAAAGTATCCCGAAAGTGCCATGGTAAAGGCATTTCATACTAGGATGCAGTCAGTTCGATACCAATTGAATAATCAGAAACTGAATAAAGAGTCAATCGCAGAAGGTGCTTTGGCTCACGAGTTTAATCTTAAGTCGCTTAATGGTGATACTGTGTCGCTGACTAAGCTAAAAGGTCGGTATGTTCTTCTTAGCTTCTGGGCGTCATGGGCAAAGCCTTCGGTGGCTGAAAATGGTAGGCTGGTAGAGATTTATAAGAAGTATAAACCTTACGGTTTTGAGATAGTTCAGGTATCTCTTGATAGAAATTTGAATGAGTTAAGCAGGGCTATAACGCCCGATATGCGACAGTGGAAGCAATGCTCAGAATTTAGAATGTGGAATTCTTCCATTGTAAAAAGCTATCGGGTTGCTTGTATCCCTTCAAACTTTATTATTAATAGACAGGGAATTGTTGTTGCTAAAAATGTTCTGGGGAAAAATCTTTTTGATACCCTTCGCTGGTATTTGGTTAGACCGTACCTTATGAGACGTGATACAACTAAGACCCATGCCTCAACTTTAGAGAATACTTCAGACCAATAAACGAATATAACTTTATGAGAAAATTAGTTTTACTAATCGTTGCTGTTATTGCACTAACCTCTTGTTCTCGGAATAGCGCTAAAATTAAAGGAGAGTTTACCAACTTTGGAGGTAAAACCGTTTACCTCGAAAAACTGGGGGTTGGTACATCGGAGGTTGTCGATTCTGTGGTGGCATCCAAAGATGGATTGTTTAAGTTTAATATTAAGTTTGAAAAGGATCAGGAGCCGACCTTTTATCTTGTAAAAGTAGATGGAAATAATTTTGTTACCCTTTTCGTAGAGCGAGGGGAAACGATAAACCTTACTGGTGATGCTAAACGACTAGAAGGAACATACGCTGTTAAGGGCTCGAAGGCATCTGAAGATATACGGACGCTATCAAATTTATTGAACACAACAATAACATCACTTGATTCGTTGAATCAGCTACATGCTAACCCTTCGGATTCTATAGAGTATAAAATGGGTAAGGTATTTGTAACCTGCAAGCGAGAGTTTATAAAATACTTGATTACCAATCCTAAGAGCATGGCTAGCATTTATGCTATTTACGCACAACTTCCAGGTAGTACCGGCATTTTTGGGTCTCTCGATGATTTGAATTACTTTAAATTGCTGTCTGATTCTCTTTCAACCAGCTACCCTAAGTCTCCTTACGTGATATCGCTTAAGAAACACTATAAGCAGATGGAGAACGAGGCGCTTATTGGAGATATAATGGCTACGAAGAAGGTGGAAACGGTTGGTATCCCTGAGATATCACTTAGGAACCAGTACGGAAAACTAATGAAGCTCTCGTCGCTTAAGGGAAAGGTTGTTCTTCTTGACTTTTGGGATCCTGCCAATCAGGAATCGTTGGAAGGTAACTTGGGATTGGTTAAGATCTACGAAAAGTATAAATCAAAAGGATTTGAGATTTATCAGGTTTCGTTGGCTACAAAGGCTCCTTGGGTTGCCGCTGTTCAGCGTCAGAAACTTCAGTGGATTTGTGTTTCGGACTTTCTTGGGTCGAACTCGCCTGCTGCAACGGTTTACAATGTAAAAGCTATACCCGCGAACTTCCTTATTAATAGGAATGGCGATTTGGTAGGACGTGACATGTTTGGCAACGATCTCGAATCGCAAATTATCAAAGCGTTAAAATAGCGAATGCAAAAAGGCAAAAAGACATACTTTGCCTCCGATGTTCACTTGGGATTACCAGGAATAGAGCCTCCTATAGAGCGTGAACGACGCTTTATTCGATGGTTGGATATGGCTAAGCAGGATGCTGAGGAGATTATCCTGCTTGGCGATATCTTCGATTTTTGGTATGAGTACAAAAAGGTCATACCTCGGGGCTTCTCTCGTTTTTTAGGTAAGCTATCGGAAATTACGGATAGCGGAATCACCGTTCGTTTTTTTACGGGTAACCACGACATCTGGGCATACGACTACCTGCATACCGAGTGTGGCGTTATCCTTCATTCGGAACCGTTTACTTGCGAGTTTGCTGGGAAGCGTTTCTTTTTGCATCATGGCGATGGATTGGGAAATATGGACTGGAAGTATAAGCTGATGAAGTGGTTTTTTACATGGAAGGTTTCCCAGTTTCTCTTTTCTACGTTTGTTCACCCTAATTTGGCTCTTTGGTTGGCGCACAACTGGTCGTACAAGAGCCGTTATTCGAAGGGGATAGCCGAAGTCTACCGCGGCAGAGATGAGTACATCTACCGTTTTTC
This window of the uncultured Acetobacteroides sp. genome carries:
- a CDS encoding glycosyltransferase family 9 protein; the protein is MISKPAKILVIRLSALGDVAMTIPVIHSIAKQHPNVEITFISKPWVKPLFENTGVRFIGADIRKGRKGVIDFFRFFSMLRKMEKWDVVIDLHDVIFSKFLRKLFRLYQVPVVKINKGRQEKKELTQYPKKEFKQLATTFERYVDTLKRAGLPISVEFDTIFPTQTELTPDIVDLLGNKNAKWIGIAPFAQHKGKVYPPEKMEEVVQHFNQKDGVKIILFGGGKAEEAALKVWETKYDNAISVAGKIRLGQELLVMDYLDVMVSMDSANMHLASLTATPVVSIWGATHPYAGFYGWKQPVDNIIQLDLSCRPCSVYGNKECMWGDYRCMNDIKPETIIRKIEEIIYSQE
- the ruvC gene encoding crossover junction endodeoxyribonuclease RuvC, which gives rise to MNKDEKIILGIDPGTNLMGYGVIAVKGQNAKLVCMGVIDLKKLGDHYIKLAKIFEKVTSIIDQYHPDELAIEAPFFGKNVQSMLKLGRAQGVAMAACLARQIPIFEYSPRKVKMSITGQGTSSKEQVAAMLKSILKEKELPQSTFDATDALGIAVCHFFQSNKPTVDASFNSWTDFISKNPKRVK
- a CDS encoding HIT family protein encodes the protein MASIFTRIINGEIPSYKVAEDDRYYAFLDISPMTKGHTLVVPKVEVDYLFDLDPQVLADMTVFAQKVANGIKAVMPCKRVGVAVLGMEVPHAHIHLVPISKESDLDFRKEKLKLSPEEFADIAKAIAENIK
- the serS gene encoding serine--tRNA ligase, whose amino-acid sequence is MLTLKQIREDKDLSIKRLTTKGFDASATIDEIIALDDERKAIQAKVDADLAEMNNISRQIGVMFSQGKQLEANTLKQKTLDMKEATKGMQVRLSEVEQQLEQKIVLLPNFPSELVPEGKTPSDNVVVRQSGDIPNLDKATALPHWELAKKYDIIDFELGVKLTGAGFPVYKGQGAKLQRALISFFLDENTSAGYTEVMPPLMVNEASGFGTGQLPDKEGQMYHATIDNFYLIPTAEVPVTNIFRDVILNSKELPIKMTAYTPCFRREAGSYGKDVRGLNRLHQFDKVEIVQIAHPNESYKTLDGMVAHVENIVKKLGLPYRILRLCGGDMSFTSALTYDFEVYSAAQERWLEVSSVSNFEGFQANRLKLRFKEDGEKKTQLAHTLNGSSLALPRIVAALLENNQTEKGIRIPEVLQPYTGFEYIC
- a CDS encoding DUF4286 family protein, translating into MPGFIINTTFSVDKTVNQPWLKWIQKDFIPFVQNSGICKSHLLSRVMLQGGEDDFTYSLQIRITDPQQSLLYDSLCHSALEKQLPEIFPNTVYYFKTVLKIIE
- a CDS encoding DUF4254 domain-containing protein, with translation MEFSALCNKLFDQCVDNYHIADDVDSVFENPYEPQTIENILYLKNRIDAVQWHLEDIIRDPNIDPIEALALKRRIDKSNQDRTDLVEMIDSYFLEKYAHIKPLQDTVINTESPAWAIDRLSILALKIYHMQQEVNRTDSDAAHLEQCSNKLRILLEQRVDLSSAIDQLIDDIESGRRYMKVYKQMKMYNDPSLNPILYGKK
- the ribF gene encoding riboflavin biosynthesis protein RibF; this translates as MKIYRPFEKEVPTRGVITLGFFDGVHIGHQAILRKVKADAKELDANPLVLTLWPHPRIVLGKNDDELLLINTLDEKTSLIARNGLEHFVVIPFTTELSNLSAEDFFKTFFVDWLKIRKLIVGYDHHIGKNGTGDFTTMQRLGLKFEVEVEKVEAQTHESISISSTKIRNLILLGDVSKASKYLGYNYFLTGIVEKGFQVGRKIGFPTANIRVLEKHKIIPADGVYAVKVLIDGLVLNGMLNIGYRPTISKDQHKTIEVNIFNFDSSIYGSTISIQFVSRIRNEMKFEGIEVLKKQLEQDRNAALQILSSDRI
- the rpmA gene encoding 50S ribosomal protein L27 → MAHKKGAGSSRNGRESESKRLGLKLFGGQTAKAGNIIVRQRGTRHYPGLNVGMGKDHTLFALVEGVVSFRKKDNKSFVNISPISAE
- a CDS encoding bifunctional nuclease domain-containing protein, with the protein product MQKVKLNVLGISYSQTQSGAYALVLSEEGGQRRIPIIIGGFEAQSIAIHLEGLTPPRPLTHDLFLSFSKLFNIELLEVNIYRLEDGVFYSQLVCFNGEKEEVIDSRTSDAIALALRFKCPIFTTPDIVDRAGVYIEEEEGETEESADSGEAVFEEHSTFDESEFKSLNIDSLNTLLKEAVDLEDYERASHIRDEIQRRKDENL
- the rplU gene encoding 50S ribosomal protein L21, whose amino-acid sequence is MYAIVEIAGQQFKVQKDQKLYVNRLKGDEGTQVSFDRVLLVDNDGQVKIGAPAVEGAKVNAKIISHLKGDKIIVFKKKRRKGYKKCNGHRSYLSQILVEDIIA